From the genome of Wolbachia endosymbiont (group B) of Parapoynx stratiotata, one region includes:
- the rplI gene encoding 50S ribosomal protein L9, producing the protein MLIILKENITTLGKLGEVVKVKPGYARNFLFPQKKAMKATKENLIKLEEQRLLLEEENIKKLNAAKVLASSLHDKFIILIKQASEDGKIFGSVTTREIAKTLLQEGYDISHHSLSFGGISIKNLGEYQVNIELHSKVIVPITIYVVRSEKDAHELRQVKLQNQKSEQQEDTNNE; encoded by the coding sequence ATGTTAATAATTTTAAAGGAAAATATAACAACTTTAGGTAAGCTTGGTGAAGTTGTCAAAGTTAAGCCAGGTTATGCACGTAATTTTCTTTTTCCACAAAAAAAGGCGATGAAAGCCACTAAGGAAAATTTAATAAAGTTAGAGGAACAGCGTTTATTATTGGAAGAAGAAAATATCAAAAAATTAAATGCAGCAAAAGTGCTTGCATCATCACTGCATGATAAATTTATTATATTAATAAAGCAAGCTTCAGAGGATGGAAAGATTTTTGGCTCTGTAACCACACGTGAAATTGCAAAAACTTTATTACAAGAAGGATATGATATAAGTCATCATAGTTTATCTTTTGGTGGAATAAGTATCAAAAATTTGGGCGAGTATCAAGTAAATATAGAATTACATAGTAAAGTGATAGTTCCAATTACTATATACGTTGTAAGATCTGAAAAAGATGCACATGAATTGAGGCAAGTAAAGTTGCAAAATCAGAAATCTGAGCAACAAGAAGATACAAATAACGAATAG
- the rpsR gene encoding 30S ribosomal protein S18, translating into MIKRRNSFNNSYVSVNNRTGFRRPKVCPLTASKDEDIDYKNIDLLSKFTSDYGRILPRRLTGVCARKQRKLRLAIIRARFLALAPYCTKKVR; encoded by the coding sequence ATGATAAAAAGACGAAATAGTTTTAATAATTCTTACGTGTCTGTAAATAACAGAACTGGCTTTAGGCGTCCTAAGGTCTGTCCTCTTACTGCATCTAAAGATGAGGACATAGACTATAAGAATATAGATTTATTGTCCAAATTCACCTCTGACTATGGTAGAATATTACCTAGAAGGTTAACAGGTGTGTGCGCAAGAAAACAAAGAAAGTTGCGCTTAGCAATTATAAGAGCACGCTTTTTAGCTCTTGCTCCTTACTGTACTAAAAAAGTTAGGTAA
- the rpsF gene encoding 30S ribosomal protein S6 — MNLYEFTFIAQPNLLQQEVEEMVQELAILLKNIKADVISQEVKGLIEREHSTVTKQELEASTESIKKSLIVYSDFLETLTKILWVELEEDFSNLKEIKSRIDKELKNELSDTGIKQNFMDLPGANTKSAFIYNVVNAFKENISQHLIKPLQEVLKSFKIVDSNQLSKTLEVLLKNIEASGLIKYEYWGLLDFAYPINKMKSGHYCMMCISFTSSIMDEFERRVKLNENIIRHLSVRVNEFFKGKSYMLDKQIEEKSA; from the coding sequence GTGAATCTCTATGAATTTACTTTTATAGCACAACCGAACTTATTGCAGCAAGAAGTAGAAGAAATGGTCCAAGAATTGGCTATTTTGTTGAAAAATATTAAAGCAGATGTTATTTCTCAGGAGGTTAAAGGTCTCATAGAAAGAGAACATAGCACAGTTACAAAACAAGAGCTAGAGGCAAGTACTGAAAGCATTAAAAAAAGTCTGATTGTTTACTCTGATTTTTTGGAAACTCTGACAAAAATTTTATGGGTTGAATTGGAAGAAGATTTTTCAAATTTAAAAGAAATAAAGTCAAGAATCGATAAAGAATTGAAAAATGAACTAAGTGATACGGGAATAAAACAAAATTTTATGGACCTTCCAGGAGCTAACACTAAAAGTGCATTTATCTATAATGTAGTAAATGCTTTTAAGGAAAATATTTCACAACATCTAATAAAGCCCCTTCAAGAGGTTTTAAAAAGTTTTAAAATAGTAGACTCAAATCAATTGAGTAAAACGCTGGAAGTGCTTTTGAAAAATATTGAAGCTTCAGGATTGATAAAATATGAATATTGGGGTCTATTGGATTTTGCATACCCAATAAATAAGATGAAAAGTGGTCATTACTGTATGATGTGTATAAGTTTTACTTCAAGCATTATGGATGAATTTGAGCGTAGAGTAAAACTGAATGAGAATATTATTCGCCACTTGTCTGTACGGGTTAATGAGTTTTTTAAAGGTAAATCTTACATGCTGGATAAACAAATTGAGGAGAAAAGTGCATAA